In the genome of Mangifera indica cultivar Alphonso chromosome 9, CATAS_Mindica_2.1, whole genome shotgun sequence, the window CCCTGCACTTGGGAAGCTGGAACATTTGCAATATTTGTATGTTTTTTCCCTTCAATTCTACACTACGATCTGCTGCAGTTTCTTTTGTTAAATCAGTTGCTGTTTCAAAGATCATCATTTGCTTGATTACTAATTTTGTACAATTCAAAATTGCTTTGTCGTGTTCTCATAGTTTACTGCAGAttgtttagattttaattaaatttaaatcaaagcTCTTTACTTTGTCTGCTTGTAGGGAGCTTtacaaaaacaacattcaagGAACTATCCCTGCCGAGCTTGGTAACTTGAAGAGCCTCATCAGCTTGGACTTGTATAACAACAACATTTCTGGAGCCATCCCTCCTTCCTTGGGAAATCTTAAGTCTCTGGTCTTTTTGTAAGTTCACTAATGTTAATCGTTTTTATTAAAGAGAAGACATCAATTTGGGCATGTATGATTGAAATGTTCTAGACTTTAATTTTCTCAGTTTGCCTTCTTAATTTGTAATTGGATTatctgtttattttttattttaaacttgacTGCAAATATTCTATAATGGTTGGACAGTCGATTACCTAGATGCAAGAAGTAAGGTTAAGAAACATTTGTGATTGTTCACCATGCACTTAGAGTTTCTAGGGAGGTCTGCTGCTTACATACttcaaaatgtttaatttattttttctcttcattgtGTGTGGATTAATTATATTGCTTGTTCTAGAGATCTTTTGGTTTAGAAGTCCAAAATTCCAGGGTCAAGCTTTAGCATTTGTATTTAAAGAACTCGCTTTGTCTAGTGTGGAATTCACACAAGGATTTCCCGGATTAGGTGAATCTCTTTTTGATTCCTAATTGAGTAAGTAGCATTTGAGAAGAATCTGTAAATTCTTGGTATCTGCTGAACTCCTTATTGGAACGTCTTAAGTGTGCCCAAAGGTCCTTGCAGCCTGTGTTTCTCTTTGATTAGCTCTGTCAGATTTTTCTCAGTTTATTTTGCTGGTTTGACGTACGGTATATATAGTGATATCAGTTGCTCACTTCCCTTACATGATTGTTTGTATTGGGCAGGCGGCTTAATGGTAACCGATTAACTGGACAAATACCCAGGGCACTTGTCGGAATTTCAAGCCTCAAAGTTGTGTATGTGCAATgcttttatatgattttctttagatatttttttatgtaaatagaTGCTGtcttatattttatcatgtacGGCAATAAACTAAGAATTTGAGGAAATTTcccttttatgttttttttcagGGATGTTTCTAGTAATGATCTATGTGGAACAATTCCTGCCAGTGGGCCATTTGAACACATACCTCTCGAcaagtatattttatttaccTCCTAGTTATATTTATCATTACTGAATTGTTGCTATGAGTGTTTTATATGTGCTCCTTTGTTCATCATGATAACCTTGTATGTGTCTTGGCATTGCTATAATTGttgttttaagtgtttttttgTCAATAAGGATtgatttaatatcttttttttttgtgtgtgttcaTTTAATTTGCGTGAAGCTCAGGATTTTGCATGTTTACTTAGGCATCATGCACTGACATGAATATTGTATGTAATTTGTGTGATTATAGACGAGGAATGCATTCATTAGTTTCTCTTATAGACTAGAAGTGTATCTGTGTTGACATGGTTCATCACTGAAGAGGGAGTTCAACAATGGCTGAAATTtgaatatgtattattaatatatatatgtagttgAGTGTGTGCTATagaaattaataacaaaaattggcCAAATCTCTTTCTGTTTTAAGTGTATAAACAAAGACAGAATATTCCTATAACATTTATAGATGAATGCACTAAGAGAAGCTAATGGAAGAGGCCTTGCCCCATGAAATATTATCATTACCAACATTAGTGATGTAATTTATTACTTTAGAAAGCTGCAGTTCTCTGGCCTGGCTTTTGTTCTGTTCCTGTCCTTGTGccattgatttatttgatctcttaaagaattttcatgtGGTTTTCGTGCATGCGTTATTTAGATTGTGAGAATAAGAGATACAATGCCATCTGAAAAATTGATTGCCATTCTGTCCACTTCCTGTTCTTGAAGCATAAGATTTTTAGTATTCTAAGACCAAGATTGTGAGAATAAGTATTCTTTCCCATgcactttaaaaaaaatccattgtAGTTTGTGTTCCTGAATTTTGCTGAACATAAGATGGAGCATGGAATTTTCTTCTGCCCTACTCAGGTCTCTATTACTTGTATGGTTTTTTCTCTGGTAGTTTGtaacaatattttgtttgaatgttGTAGCTTTGAGAATAATCCCAAACTAGAAGGTCCACAGTTGCTGGGACTCGCGAGTTATGACACAAACTGCTCATGAATGATTGACAGTTGGTTTCTGATAGATATGtacttgaaaattcaaattgtcCTACCTTTAACACAGCAGTGTAGTTGGATCAGTGAAGTGAgacccttatatatatatattaagtatacAATACTGCTTGAATGCATCTGTAATTGCATTGTTATGCTATTTGCAAAATGTTCAAAACAAGAATTTTATAGATGTAATACTAGTGAAAGTTTCTCTGTCGTTGATGCAGTAATTTGATTTTACTGGCACAATTCTCACTTGtatttattcttcttcattGACTTCATTAACTTTCTCAGTACATTCcatataaaattgttgaaagacTTGACAATAATATTACTCTACAGTGGCTTCTAAAGGCTCTATAGCTGTTGCCAGTCAGtaaggtgtttttttttaagtctattAGGGAATCTTGAGATTAAATCTagttcatttttcattttaacatCTGTTATTTTGTGAAACTTTGAGGGTTATATGCgtcattaaattttgtttttattatatctttaatcaTCTCTTTCCTCTTTTCGTGCTTATGCCTTAAAGCAATTAGTATTTGGCATATGTTTCCTTTATTGGAAAGGACAAGCGAAGAGTAAGGTGAAAAAATATAGgcaaaaatattttgtaatgaccTTATTTATACTTagaaaaagtcatattttcatttttatgtttttgttatgaCATGCCTACCAACCAATGAATGTGTAAGAATGTTATGTAAGTGTGACTATGAACATTGCGTTTGAAAGGTTTGTGAAGAAATTTGAGAGATGGAGGGAAAGTTGAGAGGAGAGGTGGGGAAAATTGTGCAGAGTTGTTAAGTAGGTTAGACAACTAAAGGTAAACTATTTCTCTATTGCCCATCCCGAAATATACAAAGGGATTTATCTATGGATTTTGTACCTTTTTGGGAACAAAGTATGGTAAAGATTTTATTGTAGTTGTTGTTGATGGATTTGTGAAGATGGCacattttatactttttaagaTGGTAGTCAATGTACAGATTgcaattgatattttctttcttgGTGTAGTACAATGTAATTGGTAATTATATGTTTACATGGTGTTCTCAAACCTATTACTTCAGATCAGGATGTCAAATTTCCATGGTTGGGCATATTATATGGAAAAAATTGAGACTGAGCTGCAGTATAGTGGTGCTTTCCACCCACAGACTGATGATGAAACAAAAGTTGTGAATGGATCCCTACAAAAGTTGTGAATGGATCCCTTCaaaatatgagatttgtttATGGTGATAAacaaaagagtaatactatgtgtatctatattgagtacacaaatgagtatctctatttatgtatattatcacATGatcatgtattattttatttttaatttaaaattatctaattacatgataatatacatcaaattcttatttatttgttaactcAAAGTGGgttgtatagttttattgtaaacaAAAATATTGGGATGTTTTCCCTTCACAAGTTGAGTATGAATATGATAGAAAGGTGTATCCATCCATTAGTAAGACACAATTTGGGGTTGTCAACATCAACCTCTATGCAACACTTTGGATCTAGTGTCACTTTATTCTTAAGGAGTCTGTAAGGCTACAAAGAATTTAgcttaacaaatttaacaagtaCATGCTGAGAGGGAAAATCAAAAGTTGTTGCTAAGCACTAGGTTGAATAATGAAGGAGATTTGCATGGCTTATCTTTACAAGAACAAATGTCCTGGCATTATAGTTCAAATATATCTTTGACTTCGAATAACAGGAAACTTTACTGACAGTGTGTTTGGCCATGTATTACACCAACATACCAGAGGAGAAGGGAAAGGAAAGCAGCGTAGAACTCTCATAATTGGATTAGAATCGGTTAATAAAGGAAGGAGAATATTGGCACACTTGGGATAAGAAACAAATCAATTATTCTAAAGGCAAATGGGAGAGAAAGAAGAGCAAAGTTTAAAAGTTGATTTTGGAATTTGGGGACTTTTGCGTGAGAGGATTTAACACCTCTGTTGCCAGAgttatttatatgttatcttgttaaattgtttacaataattatttgcCACTGGAATGTTTCATGTGTTatggaataattttttaataaagagtGTTTACAGAAATATTAATCTCATCTTTTGTGTTTGTTACAATATTGTGAGAATTTTATAGTGTGTGTAGATTGATTGGTTGTGTTATAGGAGTAATAAAGTGCAAGAGTTGTTGTGAGGGAGGAAGTTGTTGTTGAGCCAAACAAAACATGTATGTAATAAACCTAGTATAAGAGTAAGGTTGGAGTGGGTTATAGTGCATACTAGAATGGATTCGAGAGTTGGGAAAAGATTTGAACAACATAATGGTCTAATTGGAAACAGAAATGTGCTCTCTAAAAGAGAGCATGGTGGAGATGAAGGATGGCATTAGTCTATCAAATAGTCAATAGGGAAATCAAGACAAATCTTTAGTGGGGTAATCAAAATTTATGGGAGACGTGGGAAGAGAAGTAATGCAAGAATGGATTGATGGAGTTTTGTGAATGATGGGGAGACGAGAGTTGAGACCATCAAACTAGGGCATCGACAAACGAAATATGGTAGCTCAAAATGTAAGGGGATTTAAAAATCAACTTACGAGAATCAAGTTGCCTACATTCCATGAAGAAAATTCAATGAGGTTGAGAATAGGGCCAAATGATATTTTAAGGTGCACTGAATTGGGGACAATGATAGGGTTCATATCATTATCATTTGCATGGGTGGACTAGTGCTAAATTGGTTGCAATGAGGGGAGGGCAAGTAAATCATAGTAAAATGAGGGATATTCAAATAAGCATTAATGGAAAGATTTAGGTCGTCATAAGAAGGAACAACACATGAGGAGCTATTTTCAATTCAACAACAAGGGACTGTGGTTTAATATTAGAGTTGGTTTGAGAGACTTTTAGCACCCCTATCGAATTTATCAGATGTGTTGTTGAAATGGGCTTTATTTAATAGGTTGTGTGAGGAAACTCGAGCAAAACTTTGGGTATTGATTCTAGAATCTTTGGCCTAAGTGATGGGATTGATCTAAAAAAACAAAGGATCAAAATATTGTACTAAACCAAATGAGAGAAATGAGAAGGCGAGCTGTCAAAGGAGTTTTGGGCTTGTCTGTTGGGCCACCTAATTGTGTCAATCCATTTACCCTTACCTCAATTTTCTCCAAGTATACCCTAATTCATATAACATTCTTTTCCAAACACATACCCCTAGATGAAACATACACTTGAAAAGACGTGTCAaagttaaacttttttttaaatatatagaacAGATAATAAGATGATTAGCACTTAACTGCTTTCAACATGCAAAAAAGTGTATAAATGctcaaataaagaaatactgaataattctaaatatcatatcatcatcCATAAAACATCCATATGTTTGAATACAACCCCATGAAAATAAATGTgcataaaaagttttaattgacAAATAAATACATCAAATCATAAACATAAGCAAAAATGACTAAAACACCCCTTAGTCTCATACAACCCCCTAAGCTAGATCATTGGCTCCCAATATGTCTTACTACTCACCTTGTATATatacaaaaccacaaaaaaataagagtgaaaatCACTCGGTAAGTAGGTGACCTCTAAGTATTTTGCACACAACATCTAATATTCTGGTGTTCCATCTCTAACTTATGTTGTGTTTACTAATGGATGTTTCTTCAACGTTCTCTTATGTCCATCCAACTTATCACGACACCTTTGTGCCCTTTGTACATAGGCAACATCATCTCAAGTGACTAAAGCTTAAGTTGAACTCGACATATTTAAGTAAAGTTTCACATCATTTAGGTAGAGTAAATAGCTTACTCCCGATTACTAGTATAATGTGAACTGAATTAAAGGgcaaaatagaaatttaataagtttattttatgtttctacttattgagtgtttatcACTCACATTTTCACATTTTGTCTATTTTGCAAGAGATATGATCGAGTGATGGCTGCAGTGCAAGGGTACGACGGGCATGAGCAAGTAAAAGGGTTTTACATCattttactttaatatgtaTTTGCATGTTTTCAATGAACCATGTAATTAAACTTTATTTGGATTAcatgtattttgtttttgaaaagtCGTAACATCCTTTGTACtctttcaaatttgtttttaataaaagatattttagtaattttattaccaaaagttattttattatttaattttacttaagtACTTGCTTTTTTGGGTCAAAGTTAGTAATACTTTCCCACTAAGGGTAATATATCTAAATGGTGTTACACACGATAGTTGTCTTGTGATAACACTTATGAGATATTTTATGCATATGTCTATTATAAGGGCATTTATAGTAGGATGTCAATCTAGTGGTTCATATATATAGTGTGAATGGAAAAAGGGATTACATGAGTTTATTCTTCACATGACTAGTGAGATACTTCAAGCACATACTCATAGTGGGGACCACCTTTGATCGATTCTAGTAGTCCATGataattgtatgaaaaaagattttatgaGAGTTTATTTCCTTATATGGCTAAGGTGTCTATGCATTTGCAACTAGTCTGATTGgcaaattgaagaaaaagtgaatttaaGTGTTGAGATTGAAGAGGAATGGTCATACTTTCTCTAGGAGTAATGAAAAAGTTGTAATGTATTTGTCATCGTGAGAAGGGATGAGAGAGAAGTCTTGATGACTTTAGTTATGTGTAGGTTTACGCAtgttaatatataaagaaaCGTAAGATAGTGTGAGTATTGAGTTGTGTACAATTAAGTTATTATATGTCACCTACTTACTTAAGTGTTTAGCATTTATTCCTTTCTTGTTATTGTTTTGCTAATTGGAGATGATATATGCGGGTTATAGGAGGAGCAAGAGTTAACTAGAGAAGATGTATGAGGAGAGGATTTTctttatgatatattatgtacttatgtttgttattatgcACATTGGTTATGTATGGATTTGAaacatattttaagattttatgtaTGAGCATGTtatgtatatacacttttagtatataaatatatacacacaaatgtgtcaatatatgattgtgtgttactttattattaatctaAAGTTACCAAATCATATCATGACACATCCATGTGTGTACACACttatgtactaaaaatgtgAACACatacttttattcttttatgtaTTGACACCATTTGCCCAATTATATATgaagttttaattaatactcATTTTAGTGTctgttttgaaatatttctaTTGTGTgatgaattttaaattacatgGTTTTTAAGTATAGAGTAAGCTAACATGTTTATTCGGATGTGTATTCTTCTTGGAGGGTATTCATTTGCAAAAGAGTGTTACAACACTTGAGGTTTGATGGACTGACATGATAACGGGTCTTGACACAACACAACATGATATATGGCACAATTAGCCttatcttttgaattttttttactaagCTTTTAGTTTTTGCaacaaaaataatgacaaataattaataagtttagattctttattttattatttggttttcccttaaaattaataataaatttattattattttttagtttttcataataTGAGTGAAGCCTTTTGGAtttctataaaaattatttggatTCCTTGtatagtaataaataaataataaatattttaaaaaaattatgcatagtATTACATCAGGTTGAACCGAACTTCATGGCCCCTGACATAGCCCACGTGGCCTGTAGGTTGGCTCAAGGTTGCTATAACGCGAGTTAGGACCCCACAGGCGATGCCAAAATGAGGGGACTCGAACTGAGCCTTAGGTCAATCCTACCTCTTTAACATGTCtacatttatataataagtgtttttatattttgataaattaatattaaaaatcttttacatttttcatactaaactacaaataaatttttatataagatacACTAATAAATCATCTTTCAtaatctaaactaaaaaaatgtgCCAATCATAAAAATCGTTTCACAAGGTGGGTATTTTTGGTCTTCCTCTTGCCCATTTTTTCTACACCTAACCATTTGTATTATTGAGTtgtattcatataatatatattcaggTTTTAAGTTAAAGATCTTAAATCTTAACTAGACTCAAAatagaatcatataaaaaattttcaattccaaAATAAATCgaaattttttcatattgatctgactcaatttgaattaatccAAACAATAAATAGGTAAAGTCATGtcaaaatacaatatataacaatatgatttattatgaaataacacattttatcaaatatcaaaggataatacacaaaaacatattttgacATAAAACGATATTTTGTCCAAGTCAAATcgttttatttcaaatttatactaAGGGGGCATTTAGTTGGattaatacaaaattactttgataattttttttattattcacattatcttgtttggttcgtttggtaataaaatattttgataatattgtattactaataataatatgagaagtaatatagatgataatatAATCACTAATTTtataggtattaaaaaatattctaaagtaatattaattttgttataattatatctttacttattaagtttttatgattaaaatattatcactttcaattaatataacaaacaacatgaaaatttttttttgaataattatacctaatgacatttaagtaaaataatattttagtatacttttattatatccaaccaaatacaataattttttatacttatcaatttttatcaaatttactaataatttatacacaacaatatttaatttaatcatatttatgttaatctttcattttttgtaataaataattatctgAACTAAATGCACCTTAATAATTCgcttatgatttttttatatgatcaattgtagggataaagaaacaaaattataattatcaagaATCTAGATAAATAtacaatttcaactttaaaataatgcaattgataattaatgagattaataattacttattaaatatttaaaaattttaatttctatttcatACGATGAATATgactatcataaatattaatacCACTAACAAGTGTATGTATAcgatatatcaaatataatatgttCAAATTAGTAGCAATTATAAcataccaacaaaaaaaaaaaactataaatagcTTTTGATAAGTCTACcaaatagaattaaaatgaatatggAGTTATAAAATTATGCTAAAAGGGTTATGATTAGTTCCACCAAATAGATATCTAACTAACTTGTATAATATTTCAAGAAGCAATGCCTGGGTGATTTAGATTTAGTATTTGGTgatgtaatattaatttttttattgattcaaattagaGAATATGAATTATGTAGATTGAGACTCTTtatgtcaaataaaaaaaaattgatatttaagattttttttttatatcatgttatacaatattttatttaaaatttttggattaGTTCAAGTCAATTTAGATTTGCTTTGTATCAACCCAAACACAATCTGATTTTTTTAGAGTTAACTTGAATTACTTTTTGTGTTGAAAATCATAACTCTaacctatttttttttatcgtaTTATGTCAGATtaataaattgtgttaaattttactaGACCTACTATTGCGtgaaatgtaatttaataacatatatatatatatatatatatatatatatatatatatatatatatatatatatatatatatatatatatataataataataataataataataataataaaattatgtgcataattttatatacatataatgatgtgttatcatatgattgactgttgttttatttttaacttttaactatctaatcacatgataacatattattatttgtgcataaaattatatataaaaattgtgcacataatattactcaaaattatatttatcaaatggccaaaggagtatttcccacccaagttttggtgaaataacaaatatattcgtgacagataaaaaatctaaataatcacccaagttttagtctgtTTGGATATAcccacaaattttttttttcaagttaagggataaaatcatcattttatcagtaatattaaaataattaaaattatatcatattttatctcttggtttggaaaactaacatttttcctttaaaaatgaaaaaccattcctctttctatttttatcatattactgtggattaagttttaaaaaattcactttttccctcTAGGATACCAAATTTGAAATTCGACCACTTTCTCTTATGAACGATGGACCAACGATAGAAGAATAAGACGGAGTCGTTCAAAGGGTGACGAGCGTCGTTCAGATCAAGAGAACGCTTTATCGTCTAGATCTTTAGATGATGAAGCGTCATCCATTTTGGAGGACACTTCGTCGTCTACACTAAATAACAAGCGTCTATCGTCCTTACTAGATGACGTTCCATCATTTAGATTTGAACTATGCTCATCATCCATCAATGCACCGTACCAATGATTGGTAGTCAGAatgagagatgaagaaaaaacttagaGATTTGTGATAAgggaagtcacttttcaaaatttaaacatgaaatgaaatattaatttttaaaatctgaaaaagaaaataagataaaattatatattttttaatattattgttaaatagtagttttatctttatatttaataacagtttaaaaataagtgaatatttgaattttttatttattataaatatatttttgaaattatactaaaatttgaatagaaaatagtcctttgtcCTTAGCAAATTTGTAGAATTCGTGATTCTTTATGcttcataatttaaaactagatcatGGCCAACATCATCGTTAGTTTGCTAAATTTGTTGATGTTatcatcataaaataataattaaaaatttaaaacccaTTCTCCCCACTACCAATTATAGTGGAAAGGTCGTACCcctttcataattaatatatatatatattttccaattTCATAAGTCAATTTATAAGtgaatattacaaataatttgtCACCTTTTATGGTCAATTAATTTACCTAAAATAAAAGGCTAAACTAAATGAAGTATCTAAagattttgtctattttaaacttataaaaaaagattatgTGTTTGGCTAATTTTATGGGATATACTAtgatttgtttcttttcttatctgTTTTTACtgaaattctatttttttattataggaGTCTTATAAgatattgttaataataaaaaaaaaaaatcactttgagttgatttaaatgattttagataaagttttaatataattttatggtcttttattttacaataaatttttaaaattataatgttaATAAAGGAAGATGTcgttttatttttcagtttgggTTAAggtttaaagtatttttaaaccGAATTAAACTGTAaactctatttttaaaatacatatatataattatatttgataaattt includes:
- the LOC123225054 gene encoding leucine-rich repeat protein 1-like, which translates into the protein MVSTPSTSTSTFFFCLCLSVLVSFVFGNSEGDALYTFRKSLSDPDNVLQSWDPTLVNPCTWFHITCNQDNRVTRVDLGNSNLSGHLVPALGKLEHLQYLELYKNNIQGTIPAELGNLKSLISLDLYNNNISGAIPPSLGNLKSLVFLRLNGNRLTGQIPRALVGISSLKVVDVSSNDLCGTIPASGPFEHIPLDNFENNPKLEGPQLLGLASYDTNCS